One genomic segment of Mytilus trossulus isolate FHL-02 chromosome 4, PNRI_Mtr1.1.1.hap1, whole genome shotgun sequence includes these proteins:
- the LOC134716034 gene encoding pyroglutamyl-peptidase 1-like, producing MSDEEKKKTVLVTGFGPFGEHTVNASWVAVQELAKKSIPGVNIVIHEIPVAYETVKKQVPQLWEEVNPQLVIHVGVSKEANAITLEQQAHNDGYKRLDVLNTCPSNNCCVEGADTCLVSSINMEKVCSDVNSSGLKVNAVVSHDPGRYLCDFSYFVSLHIDRSKSAFVHVPPLGKPYTGLELADGLEQVILSMLSQI from the exons atgtctgatgaagaaaagaagaaaacagTACTTGTAACAG GTTTTGGACCATTTGGAGAGCACACTGTAAATGCCAGCTGGGTTGCAGTCCAGGAATTAGCAAAAAAATCTATACCTGGTGTTAATATAGTAATACATGAAATTCCTGTTGCATATGAAACAGTCAAGAAACAAGTCCCACAACTCTGGGAGGAAGTCAATCCACAG CTTGTAATTCATGTTGGTGTTTCTAAAGAAGCCAATGCTATAACACTAGAACAACAGGCTCACAATGATGGCTATAAACGACTAGATGTCCTTAACACTTGTCCATCAAATAATTGTTGTGTGGAAGGAGCTGATACATGTTTAGTGTCCAGTATAAATATGGAAAAGGTTTGCAGTGACGTGAACAGTTCAGGGTTAAAGGTCAACGCAGTTGTATCACATGATCCCGGAAG atATTTATGTGATTTTTCCTACTTTGTGTCTCTACATATAGACAGATCAAAATCAGCATTTGTACATGTTCCGCCACTAGGAAAACCATATACTGGACTAGAATTAGCAGATGGACTAGAACAAGTTATACTGAGCATGCTCAGCCAAATTTAA
- the LOC134716035 gene encoding mannosyl-oligosaccharide glucosidase-like, whose translation MSKHSEMRRRNNPDRTQDPKIKINDFKHKSKSKQSFTKPSNVATIFLMVIVLSGIGYWRYQTMLKEVVKMPLDVRKINNDNSTSAAVNPERFWGSYRPNLYFGMKTRSPQSPLFGFMWLTQFAREMPPPVRHWCDQGDSLQKYGWLKHDGVNFGIQELEERTYKIRTEFVKRLGGQHGGDWTARISVTPKGSAKDTVVSLMFYVALDGQGTLQQDLVKNRLSAVTGSSEELGDFSLSFSKQKGPNSAKYNHLISYVSRLDKITDLVKNAFQVKAWDKEHTLPFFALGGRLVPRESPGGPNMMVYQVTVQVPSEIEIVFESGSFVNRPNTLSGDIFQQELTKYSTAFDKRFTKTFDLEEKGYNFADIDFAKAAMSNMIGGIGYFYGSSVVQSRYNDKPIEYWPAALYTAVPSRSFFPRGFLWDEGFHNLLISRWDSTISKDILSHWFDLINIEGWIPREQILGDEARARVPVEFVVQHNENANPPTLFLPLQRLVSEMKGSTDPKDKHFLESIFPRLKTWFDWYNSTQRGSQPLTYRWRGRDFNPKHELNPKTLTSGLDDFPRASHPTVDERHVDLRCWIALASGILADIADAVGKDSSEYKATYAVLSDSKLLQTLHWWPQKQRFADYGLHTDKISLVKPKPPANVHPNNMPPMQKERMVKAEPTYQFVNAFGYVSLFPFLLKFVDPNSVQLFKILGDLKNPDLLWTNFGLRSLARTAPLYNKHNTEHDPPYWRGAIWINMNYLTLGALNHYAKTDGQYQKLAKGIYTELRNNVVSNIIKEYRRTGYIWEQYDDKSGNGKGSHPFTGWSALVVLIMAEEY comes from the exons ATGTCAAAACACAGCGAAATGAGAAGAAGAAACAATCCTGACAGAACGCAGGatccaaaaattaaaatcaacgATTTTAAGCATAAATCAAAGTCTAAACAGTCTTTTACCAAGCCGTCAAATGTCGCCACAATTTTCCTGATGGTGATCGTTCTTTCTGGTATAGGCTACTGGAGATATCAGACAATGCTTAAAGAAGTGGTCAAAATGCCTCTTGACGTTCGCAAAATAAACAACGACAATTCTACCAGCGCAGCAGTAAATCCCGAGCGTTTCTGGGGCTCGTACAGGCCGAATTTGTATTTTGGAATGAAAACTCGTTCACCACAGTCCCCATTGTTTGGATTTATGTGGTTAACACAGTTTGCCCGTGAAATGCCTCCTCCAGTAAGGCATTGGTGTGACCAAGGAGACAGTCTCCAGAAATATGGATGGTTGAAACATGATGGGGTTAATTTTGGTATACAGGAGTTAGAAGAGAGaacatacaaaataagaacTGAGTTTGTAAAAAGACTTGGTGGTCAACATGGTGGTGATTGGACAGCAAGAATATCAGTTACACCAAAG GGATCCGCTAAAGATACAGTCGTTTCCCTTATGTTCTATGTAGCCTTGGATGGACAGGGAACATTACAACAAGATTTAGTTAAAAACCGACTGTCGGCAGTTACTGGATCCTCTGAGGAATTAGGAGACTTCAGTCTTTcgttttcaaaacagaaaggtCCGAATTCTGCGAAGTATAATCATCTAATTTCTTACGTCTCACGATTAGACAAAATTACCGATTTAGTGAAAAACGCTTTTCAAGTTAAAGCTTGGGACAAAGAGCATACACTACCATTCTTTGCTCTGGGTGGACGACTGGTACCACGAGAGAGTCCAGGCGGTCCGAATATGATGGTCTACCAAGTTACCGTACAGGTCCCGTCTGAAATAGAAATTGTTTTTGAATCTGGTAGCTTTGTAAACCGACCGAATACTTTGTCAGGGGACATCTTTCAGCAGGAATTGACGAAATATTCAACTGCATTCGATAAGAGATTTACTAAAACCTTTGATTTGGAAGAAAAGGGTTACAATTTTGCCGATATTGACTTTGCGAAAGCTGCTATGAGTAATATGATTGGAGGCATAGGGTATTTTTACGGTTCTTCTGTGGTTCAGTCTAGATACAATGACAAGCCAATCGAGTATTGGCCTGCCGCCTTGTATACCGCCGTTCCATCGCGTTCATTCTTCCCTCGGGGATTTTTATGGGATGAAGGATTCCACAATTTATTGATAAGTCGATGGGATAGTACAATATCGAAAGACATCTTGTCACACTGGTTTGATCTCATAAATATAGAAGGGTGGATACCGCGAGAACAGATTTTAGGAGACGAGGCGCGAGCGAGAGTTCCTGTTGAGTTTGTGGTACAACATAACGAAAATGCTAATCCACCGACTCTGTTCCTTCCGCTTCAAAGACTAGTCAGTGAAATGAAAGGAAGTACCGATCCAAAAGACAAGCATTTCTTAGAAAGCATTTTTCCACGTCTAAAAACTTGGTTCGATTGGTACAATTCCACTCAAAGAGGCTCTCAGCCATTGACGTATCGCTGGAGAGGAAGAGACTTCAATCCAAAACATGAACTTAATCCGAAAACGTTAACATCTGGTCTTGATGATTTCCCTCGAGCCTCTCACCCAACAGTCGATGAGAGGCATGTGGATCTTAGGTGTTGGATCGCATTAGCATCCGGGATACTTGCAGACATTGCTGATGCAGTTGGGAAAGACAGTTCCGAATACAAGGCAACTTATGCTGTTCTTTCCGATAGTAAACTTTTACAAACTCTTCATTGGTGGCCACAAAAGCAGCGATTTGCTGATTATGGTTTGCATACTGATAAAATATCACTAGTTAAACCAAAGCCGCCAGCAAATGTTCATCCAAATAATATGCCACCAATGCAGAAAGAGAGAATGGTCAAAGCAGAACCAACATACCAATTTGTTAATGCCTTTGGTTATGTTAGTTTATTTCCATTCCTACTTAAATTTGTAGATCCAAATTCTGtacaattattcaaaattctaGGAGACTTGAAAAATCCAGATTTATTATGGACCAATTTTGGATTACGATCCCTTGCAAGGACTGCTCCTTTGTACAATAAACATAACACAGAACATGATCCGCCATATTGGAGAGGTGCAATATGGATAAATATGAATTATCTCACATTAGGGGCACTTAACCATTACGCTAAAACGGATGGACAATACCAAAAGCTAGCAAAGGGCATTTATACTGAACTGAGAAATAATGTAGTCAGCAATATTATCAAAGAATACAGAAGGACCGGTTATATTTGGGAACAGTATGATGACAAAAGTGGAAATGGAAAAGGCAGTCATCCTTTCACGGGATGGTCTGCACTTGTAGTGCTAATAATGGCAGAGGAATATTAG